TTCTCATTGGGTTACCAGTTAGTTTCGAAagtgtattttatgtatcctTTTATTCGTAAAATATTCAACTTAAATTATAAACTTTCATTTACGTTTGCTTGACTATGAAAAACTACCTAGCCTACACTTAGGTAAAATGTTTACTACGACAGATTTCGAAAAGTGTCTATGTTTTAGTTTAAAATGGCTAATGTCCCATTTCGAAATGCTTTAGCAATTTCAAGTATGAAAGTAAGGTATCTTAATTTGATATTCCCTGATCGCTCAAGATAGCGATTCGTGCTCTTTACTCAAACTGATTTATTGATAATATAATTCGATTCGATTGTTTGTTACGATAGAATGTATTTTCGGTTTGCGCGTTTAGTTTATAGTTGGTTTATGACTGGGCTGACTCATCTAATATTTGGTTGGATACTTAGGGGATGAGTAGGACGGACTAGGATATGACGGGCTTGGATATTTAGGTGCAGAATAAGCTGGGCTTGGGTAAGATGGGTTTGGGTACGCTGGGCTTGCGTAACCAGCGGGTTTGTAAGCTGGCTTGTATTCCTTGGCCTCCCCGTCGTATTTGACATCAGCGACGTATCCAGTGTAGTCATCGGCTTTGTAGTCGACGATCTGAGTGCGACCATCAGGAAGAAGAGTGCGGTAAGATCCGGTAACGTAACCCTTGTCATCAGCAGTCTCTTGGTGAGCGTAATCGTTGTAAGAGGGATCGTCCTTAACGGCCCAGTTGAAGTTGTATGGCATAGGAGCCTAATATGTAGTTACAAATGTGGAAATGAATACCAGATAATGGCTTTTACGTACTTAAAACTTACGTATTCAGGAGTTTTGGCATAAGCCGGAGAAGGATAGGCGGGTGCTGGGTAGGCTGGAGCTTTGTACGCCGGAGTAGGGTATGAAGGTGCAGGGTATGCCGGAGTGGGATATTGTGGCTTGGGGTACTGCGGCTTGGGGTACTGCGGCTTGGAGTATTGTGACTTGGGGTAACCCTGGGAGGCAACGACGGCGATCAATGCAGCGAGAATCAGAACCTGTGATAAACGAAAGGAGGAACCACAGCAACATACTCAATTCACAGGAAACACCTCGCCTTTGCTACCATGTAGCTATTTTATACTAGTTTCTGTTTCTATATGAGTTTCTTACCTTCATGTTGTTGTCTTGAAAGTGTAGAAGCAACTGTGCTCTCTCGGTTGTCGGTGAGAGGCTTTTATACCGGCCCCGAAAAGAAATCGAGTTAGGGTTTGGTCTAGCACAGAGCATGAATCACTTGTGTTGGCCTGGCCATCAGTACCGACCTGTCACTTTCTGAAATTACTTTGGTTTTCAAACATCTTCTTGTGCTGACGTAAAATCTGTAGATCTGTTGGTTAGTTTTAGACCTTTGATCGCATAGGAAATGTGTCACATCAAAGGCCGAGTTTGATAGGTTATTTTGTTTCGCGCATGAAACGAAATTTCTCTGTCTTGATAAATATTCATGGCAAGGAACACATAATATGCCATTCTTTCATATTAAACAAGAACTCATATGAACCTGTTGATAATATTGCAGAAACACAGGTACGAGCGAAAATTCGGTCGGTTTCTTAAATTCGAAAATTTCCCCATCCCTTCCACTTCAAACTCAGCTCACGCGCTTCTGGTCTCATATCAAAGCTAACCAATTTTTCGTAATTCTCATTGAATTATCAGTTAGAATCGAAAAGTGTATTTTACGTATCCTTTTATTTGTAAAATATTTAACTTATACTATAAacttttatttacatttgctTCACTATGAAAAACTACCTAGCCTACACATAAGTCAAATGTTTGCTACGGCAGATTTCGGAAAGCTTTctatgttttaattttaaatggGTGATGCGTCATTCTGAAATGCTTTAGCTACTGCAAGTATGAATATTAGATGCGTTAATTTGTTATTCCCTCATCGTTCAAGATAGCATTTTGTACCGTTTATCAAAACCGATTTATTGATAATGTTATTTCATTTCGATTGTTTGTTACGATAGAATGTATTTTCGGTTTGCGCGTTTAGTTTATAATTGACTTATGACTGAACTGCCTCATCTAATATTTGGTTGAATACTTAGGGGATGGGTAGGCTGGGCTAGGATATGCAGGGCTTGGATATTTAGGTGCAGAATAAGCTGGGCTTGGGTAACCAGCGGGTTTGTAAGCTGGCTTGTATTCCTTGGCCTCTCCGTCGTATTTGACATCAGCTACGTATCCGGTGTAGTCATCGGCTTTGTAGTCGACGATCTGTGTGCGACCATCAGGAAGAAGAGTGCGATAAGATCCGGTAACGTAACCCTTGTCATCAGCAGTCTCTTGGTGAGCGTAATCGTTGTAAGAGGGATCGTCCTTAACGGCCCAGTTGAAGTTGTATGGCATAGGAGCCTAACATATAGTAACAAATATGGAAATGAATACCAGATAATGGCTTTTACGTACTGAAAACTTACGTATTCAGGAGTTTTGGCATAAGCCGGAGAAGGATAGGCGGGTGCTGGGTAGGCTGGAGCTTTGTACGACGGCGTAGGGTATGAAGGTGCAGGGTATGCCGGAGTGGGATATTGTGGCTTGGGGTACTGCGGTTTCGGATACTGTGGCTTGGGGTAACCCTGGGAAGCTACGACGGCGACGAATGCAGTGAGAATGAAAACCTGTAGATAGAAGAGAAGATGAACCTAATTAAGAATTTAAACTCGCAAAAAACACTTCAAGTTTGCTATTATATAGCTAGCGACTTTGTACTAGTCTAGGTTGCTTCTTGAGTTCCTTACTTTCATGTTGTTGTCTTGGAAGTGTGGAAGTAACTGTGCCTTCTAGGTTGTTGGAGAGAGTCTTATATACCGGtgccaaaaagaaatcgagttAGGGCTGAACCGAGCAGCATGGATCATTAGTTGGCCTTCAGTGTCGACTTGTCACTTTCAgaaattattttgatttttgtgacACCTTTCTTTGCGTGCTTACTTTCAAATAGTAAGCATTTCTGACAATGATATGTTATAACGTTTACTAAACGTCTGGCACTTgaaaaatgttcttgtcaggTTACAAACGTAACAATTCTTTCACATCTTTCGGGAGTATTTCATTACAATGTAAATCTGTCGCAACATCAGTGATTCGGAAATGTAATTTATCCTGCCGATACACCTCAGATGGGAACTAGGAATAGATATTACCTGCCCACTGCGGCTTTATACCAAAATGGGCCGATTTTTATTGACGCTTTTATTAATTAGCGGTGGAATCCAGGCGTCTTCATGTTCGAAGATACGAAATAAATCGTTATGATAGGTTATGTTGTGCAATACACATAAGGCAGTTGTTTACATATtcatattttctattttttctcaAGAAATTCTCTGGAAATATTCACCGTTGCGTACGTTAACTGGACTAATCAGACTTATCCAAATGGAAAGTGGGCGTTCCGTTTTTGCATATGGAATTCAAAGAACTTTTACTTGTTTTAGTTTGAATTGGGTGCTGTGTGATTATTAAATGCAATAGCTGCCAGAGTTATGAATAATGCGAAACTTGATTACTATCCCGATTGCTCTCTTGGCTATTCACGCGGTTTCCGAGGAAAAATGGTTGCTTAAGAATAATGTTCATTTCGATTCATTTGTTTACTTTCTCATCAAGACATAACGCATTTTAGTTCATACTATTTTAGTTTACAGTTGACTTGTTCTGGATCTATCACGTCTAATATTTGGTTGGGTATTTCGGTGATGGATAGGCTGGGCTAGGATATGCAGGGCTTGGGTATTTGGAAGCAGAATAAGCAGGGCTTGGGTAAGATGGATACGCAGGGCTTGGGTAACCAGCGGGTTTGTAAGCTGGCTTGTATTCCTTGGCCTCTCCGTCGTATTTAACATCAGCGACGTATCCAGTGTAGTCATCGGCTTTGTAGTCGACGATCTGAGTGCGACCATCAGGAAGAAGAGTGCGGTAAGATCCGGTCACGTATCCTTTATCATCAGCGGTCTCTTGGTGAGCGTAGTCGTTGTAGGTGTAGTCATCCTTTACGGCCCAGTTGAAGTTGTACGGCATGGGGGCCTACAATCCAATGCATTAATCGTTAGATAAGATAAACAAGAGGTTCTTTTCGTGACTCACATATTCAGGAGTCTTGTAAGATGGAGACGGATAGGCAGGGGCAGGGTAGGCCGGAGCTTTGTAGGCCGGAGCTGGGTATGCTGGTGCGGAATATGCCGGAGTAGGGTACTGTGGCTTGGGGTATTGTGGCTTGGGGTACTGTGGCTTTGGGTAACCCTGGGAGGCTACGACGGCGATGAGGGCAGCAAGAACAATGATCTGCAGTTTAAGAATAGACCAAAACGAGATATTGAGCTCACATGAAAGACATCAGTATTTGCTGCTATCTAGCCAAGTTTTTGTTGCTGCTTGAGTTCCTTACCTTCATGTTGATGTGTTTGAAGTTTGGAAGTAACTGTGCCTTCTCGGTTGTTGGAGAGGAGTTTTTATACcggtggaaaaagaaatcgaattaGGGTTGGACCAACCAAACACCACGAAACCATCGGCTGGCCTTCAATGTCGACCTATCACTTTAAGAAACTATGGGATTTTTGTGAAACTTTGCTGTGTCGCtgtattttcaaatgttctGTCTGAAATATCAGTAGCAATATGTATTAGCAAAAGGATTTTGTGACAGTGTCTCAGTTTGACAGGTTCTTTCGCTTACATGTAATACGAATAAGATTTagatcttaaaaaaattatggcaGTTACGATTATGGAGAAAATCTTTCACATTTTCCAATAGTTTTATTAATCGGGAAGTCTACTGCAAGAGTGCAAGTTTATGAGCCTAACAGTTCCAGCAGATATTCATAAAATCGAAATTTGGATATCTCTAGTTAATTCACTTCTGATCTCCCGGCTAAACTTACAGAATCATTTTGTTAGACCAACTTGTATCACACTATCATGGTGCAGTTGTTCATGCActgatttttcaaatttaatttctaCGGAGGTTTGCCTTATATACTGACGTTTTTAATGTGTGCTTAGCTGTCCAAAATTATCGAAGTTAAACTAGGGATTAAAACTTTCCATGCGGAGTTTCAAAAGCTTTCCATTATGTTATCATTTCAATTAGATGATGCTGGAGCCTTAAATGCTGTAGCTGCTAAAGTTGTAAAAAACAACAGACTAGTTGCGACTTATTTTTCGATTCATTTGTTTACTTTCTCATCAAGACATAACGCATTTTAGTTCATACTATTTTAGTTTATAGTTGACTTGTTCTTGATCTATCACGTCTAATATTTGGTTGGGTATTTCGGTGATGGATAGGCTGGGCTAGGATATGCAGGGCTTGGGTATTTGGAAGCAGAATATGCAGGGCTTGGGTAAGATGGATACGCAGGGCTTGGGTAACCAGCGGGTCTGTAAGCTGGCTTGTATTCCTTGGCCTCTCCGTCGTATTTGACATCAGCAACGTAACCGGTGTAGTCATCAGCTTTGTAGTTGACGATCTGAGTGCGACCATCAGGAAGAAGAGTGCGGTAAGATCCGGTAACGTATCCCTTGTCATCAGCGGTCTCTTGGTGTGCGTAATCGTTGTAGGAGGGATCGTCCTTAACGGCCCAGTTGAAGTTGTATGGCATGGGGGCCTTGTATGTTGTAACAAACGTGGACATGAATAGGAGATAATGGCATTTGTATATGAAGCACTTACATATTCCGGAGTTTTGGCGTAAGCAGGAGAAGGATAGGCGGGTGCGGGATAGGCTGGAACTTTGTAGTTTGGGGTAGGATATGCTGGAGCAGGGTACTGTGGCTTGGGGTAACCCTGGGAGGCTACGACGACGATCAATGCAGCGAAAATGAAAACCTGTAGGCACAACACGAACCAAAGCAAGGCATTAAAACTCACAGGAAAGATatcatttttcctttcactAAACTAGGCATTGTGTTGCTCTTAGTTCATGGTGTTGCTGGAGTCTCTTACCTTCATGTTGATACGTTGATGGTTGAGAAGAAACTGTGCCTTCTCACTAACTTGAAAGGAGCTTATATACCGGCACGGAAAAGAAATCGAGTTAGGACTGGAAAGTTTCAATCGATGATCGCTATAGCGATACGACAAACGAAACTTCGAAAAATGCTTGTCGCTGAACCAATAATCATTTGATTTCTGGGAATCAATGGGATTAGATGTAAAAACGACTACAcaaattttcagtttcctTTCCGAGTTTCTTTTCAAGGAAATTGCTTGCTTATatactttattatttttagtttctcATAACGATTAAACAAactggttttttctttcctcgaattttgtctttttgccGGTGTATTCCATCTCTCCTCTGCTTGCCATTGCACACGCCATGTTACGCTGATAAGAGCTTTCCCAAAAAAGATTTAACTTACACGGGCCATGGCGAAATCTTTACTTTTATGTGAGAGTGTATAGGTCATACATGCGTATAGGATAGATGGTTGCCTTTGACTCATAAATTACGAAGACTTTGACAGTCTAAGTGCCTAGATCCTTATTTAAATCTTTCGTAGTATACTCTTGTATGATGTACTCAGTCGGCGGAATGAGCATAATGATTTTTTGATATAGTCAACTTAATGCGTACACAAGCTTATGTGTAAAGTGACTAGAGGCTGAAAATGCATTGCTTGTATTACAAACGACGTGTAGATTTTAATTATGAGATAGTATTCTGCCGTTGTTTTCATAACTATTTGCACCCCAGACTTCCAATGACTTGCGTCGGTTTAAGTTTCACGAAATTGGtgggtaaaaataaaataagcaGGCATACAGTCGATTACGTACAGAGAATTTTTGTGCGATTGAAATGTATTTGTATCCAAAATAATTTAGTATACAGCTGACTTGGAACAATTTGGTTTATCTAGTACTTGGTTGGGTATTTAGGAGCTGGGTAAGCTGGGCTGGGATATTTAGGTGCAGGGTAAGCTGGGCTAGGGTAAGCTGGGCTAGGGTAAGCTGGGCTTGGGTAGCCAGCGGGCTTGTAAGCTGGCTTGTAGTACTTGGCTTCGCCCtcgtacttgacatcagcGACGTAGCCGGAGTAGTCATCGGCCTTGTAGGTGACGATCTGAGTGCGGCCATCGGGAAGAAGGACGCGGTAAGATCCAGTGACGTAACCCTTGTCATCAGCGGTCTCTTGGTGAGCGTAGTCGTTGTAGGAAGGATCGTCCTTAACGGCCCAATTAAAGCTGTATGGCATGGGGGCCTACAATTCAATGGATAAACCGTTAAATCAGATAGACAAGAGGTTCGTTTTCGTGACTTACATATTCGGGCGTCTTGTATGACGGAGATGGATAGGCAGGGGCAGGGTAGGCTGGAGCCTTGTAAGCCGGAGCTGGGTATGCTGGTGCAGGGTATGCCGGGGCAGGATACTGCGGCTTGGGGTATTGTGGCTTGGGGTAGCCCTGAGAAGCCACGACGGCGACCAATGCAGCGAGGATGATGAACTgtgcaaaacgaaaataaaaaaacgtgaatCGAGTGCAGTACTTTGTGATAGCCAGAAACTGAGTCACTTCCATTCAGGTGCACAAAAGCGTATACTAAATTCTTTTACCTTCATGTTGATGCTTTGAAAGTTAGAATTCAACTGACTTTTCCAACTGCTGTACATGCCTTTTATAccactaaaaaaagaaaacgagtttgGGCTGGGTCGGCTAAGCAATGCGTTTTCAAAACTGGCTCGCCTTCAATTGGTTTCAAGTTTGCGTAAGAAATCACAAACTTAGTAAAAAAAACTCACGCGTACGTATATGTGTAATAATTTCGGGACTGTATCCAAGATCTACTTTCAGAAGACAGAAGGATGCTGTAGAATTTAGATGGGAATGCTGCTGAACGAATGTTTCCTTATACAGAGATTGAACGATTTCACAAAGTGAGCTGATATTCTTTACATTTTCAGTCGCACGTCAAAACGACAtcgatattcgtgattctcgataacattttgaatcgaaatcgtACTTAGTTTGTCGTATTAAGAATTTAGCATAAAACCAAACACGTTCAAAGTTAAACCCGATTTTCAGAGCCAACTACAAATGCCAAATGCCTGAATGACTGGACGGTGCATTGCCATTAGATAGTTATACATCTATGAAATTAGCGAAGTAAATTACAAAAGTGCTTTGTGTATGCAAATGGGATTGAAATGACGTtccgtaaaaaactaaaacaccTAATTACTAGTGAATTCCCTGTCTATCCATTATGATGTAGTATACTAGCGTAATTTCAATAACCGGAATGGAGACCTCTGAGTTAGGATGCAGCAAAATCTCTAAAGTAATAGCTGATGAATAACCGAtgaagtttttttaaaaaaacatatgCATATGCATTCACGTTTCCGAATGAGAGACCTGTGGTCAAAGGAAACCACTGGCCAGGGGTGTGAAACTATGAAAAAAGTTCCCCGTCAACGCCCCTGGAATTGGCTCTTG
The nucleotide sequence above comes from Daphnia carinata strain CSIRO-1 chromosome 3, CSIRO_AGI_Dcar_HiC_V3, whole genome shotgun sequence. Encoded proteins:
- the LOC130698566 gene encoding adhesive plaque matrix protein-like produces the protein MKVFILTAFVAVVASQGYPKPQYPKPQYPKPQYPTPAYPAPSYPTPSYKAPAYPAPAYPSPAYAKTPEYAPMPYNFNWAVKDDPSYNDYAHQETADDKGYVTGSYRTLLPDGRTQIVDYKADDYTGYVADVKYDGEAKEYKPAYKPAGYPSPAYSAPKYPSPAYPSPAYPSPKYSTKY
- the LOC130698559 gene encoding adhesive plaque matrix protein-like isoform X4 — encoded protein: MKIIVLAALIAVVASQGYPKPQYPKPQYPKPQYPTPAYSAPAYPAPAYKAPAYPAPAYPSPSYKTPEYAPMPYNFNWAVKDDYTYNDYAHQETADDKGYVTGSYRTLLPDGRTQIVDYKADDYTGYVADVKYDGEAKEYKPAYKPAGYPSPAYPSYPSPAYSASKYPSPAYPSPAYPSPKYPTKY
- the LOC130698559 gene encoding adhesive plaque matrix protein-like isoform X5, translated to MKIIVLAALIAVVASQGYPKPQYPKPQYPKPQYPTPAYSAPAYPAPAYKAPAYPAPAYPSPSYKTPEYAPMPYNFNWAVKDDYTYNDYAHQETADDKGYVTGSYRTLLPDGRTQIVDYKADDYTGYVADVKYDGEAKEYKPAYKPAGYPSPAYPSYPSPAYSASKYPSPAYPSPAYPSPKYPTKY
- the LOC130698568 gene encoding cuticle protein 8-like; translated protein: MKVFIFAALIVVVASQGYPKPQYPAPAYPTPNYKVPAYPAPAYPSPAYAKTPEYAPMPYNFNWAVKDDPSYNDYAHQETADDKGYVTGSYRTLLPDGRTQIVNYKADDYTGYVADVKYDGEAKEYKPAYRPAGYPSPAYPSYPSPAYSASKYPSPAYPSPAYPSPKYPTKY
- the LOC130698560 gene encoding adhesive plaque matrix protein-like, producing the protein MKVLILAALIAVVASQGYPKSQYSKPQYPKPQYPKPQYPTPAYPAPSYPTPAYKAPAYPAPAYPSPAYAKTPEYAPMPYNFNWAVKDDPSYNDYAHQETADDKGYVTGSYRTLLPDGRTQIVDYKADDYTGYVADVKYDGEAKEYKPAYKPAGYASPAYPNPSYPSPAYSAPKYPSPSYPSPSYSSPKYPTKY
- the LOC130698559 gene encoding cuticle protein 19-like isoform X1, giving the protein MKFIILAALVAVVASQGYPKPQYPKPQYPAPAYPAPAYPAPAYKAPAYPAPAYPSPSYKTPEYAPMPYSFNWAVKDDPSYNDYAHQETADDKGYVTGSYRVLLPDGRTQIVTYKADDYSGYVADVKYEGEAKYYKPAYKPAGYPSPAYPSPAYPSPAYPAPKYPSPAYPAPKYPTKY